The Rhodopirellula halodulae DNA segment GAGTGGACTCATCCAATCGGGACTCCACGCCGTCTTTGATGACGAGTCGATCGACCACCGCCTCGATGGTGTGGTTCTTGCGCACGGCCAACGGCGGCACGTCCTCCAGCAGATACATCTCGCCATCGACTCGGGCTCGGACCAACCCATGGCCACCGATTTGCTCCAGCACGTCGGCGTGAGCACCTTTGCGTCCGCGAACCATCGGGCTCATCAGAGTCAGCTTGGTACGCTCCGGCAACGCCGACAGCGTGGCGACAATTCGGTCCGGAGTCTGCGTGCTGATTGTGCTGCCACAGGAAACGCAATGCGGAACGCCGACGCGAGCGTACAACAGACGCAGGTAATCGTAGATCTCAGTGATGGTCGCCACGGTGCTGCGAGCCGAATGTGTTCCGCTCTTCTGATCGATGGACAGCGTGGGTGCCAATCCATCGATCCAATCCACGTCGGGACGAGGAATCGCATCCAAATACTGCCGAGCGTAGGTCGACAAACTGTCGATGTATTGACGTTGGCCCTCAGCGAACAAGGTGTCAAACGCGAGTGAGCTTTTGCCGCTTCCTGACACCCCGGAAATCACCGTGATCGCATCACGTGGGATATCAACATCCAAATCGCGCAGGTTGTGAACGCGTGCGCCACGAATCCGAATCAGATTGTCCGCCGCTGCCGAGATCATGTTCGAGACATCTCGATCAACGTCATCACCATCGTCAGTCCGTTGAGAACGAAGTGGACGATGATCGGCGGAACCAAGGATCCGGTTTGGCGATACAAATATCCCAAACCGAGCGACAAAAAGAACAGCGGGATGGGTGCCAAGCCTTGCCCCCAATGCATCAATGCAAAAACGAGACTGGCAATGACGATGGGCCAGACCGCCTTGGGAGTCCAATCGCTCGGATCCATTTCCCGCGGTGCTTCCGGCGTCACGACTTCCGCCTCGGCCGCAACTTCCTCCGCAAACGTGTCGTCAGTTTCTTCGACACCCACGGCGTACGGAGTCGATTCCCCCGTCTGCGAATCGGCGGGAGTAGGACTTCCCGCGAATGCTTGTTGCACGCGTTCAAACCGCCAATCCGCCAATCGCTGCAATCCTCCCTGCAACAATCCTCGAATCCAAAACTCCTCGACCACCGGGGTCACCAACGCCGTCGTCACGAACAACAAACCAAACACGGCATAGTCGGGTCCAGCTTCGGCGTCTTCGGGCTGCAAGGCATCCAACACCGGATGCGAATATTCCTGCAACGCGGAGACGACTCCCATGATCACCATGGTCGGCGGCAAAATCATTAACGCGGAACGAAAGCCCAACCACACATCACCACGTTGAGGAACCAAACCAACTCGCGAAATGGTTTGGCGGTGATTCAACATCAACAGCAGCAACGTGATCAGCGTTGCTGACATCATGCCCATCGAACTCAGTGCCAACTGAGGAACCGAGATGGCGGGTGCTTCGACAGCAGGCGATTCCGTTTCGTCTGCAACCGGACCTTCCACCTCCAACGGTTGCTCACTCGTCTCGTCCGGTTCGGCGGGCAACGTTTCATCGGCGGATTCCGACAGCGGATCGGTCGCGACCAAGGGCTCCGACTGAGGATCCAACAAATCGTCGGCCATCTGAGCGGGCGGATCGATCCAACCAGCAAACAGAAACACACCTTGCAGAAGCGACGCACTGAATAGCAACGCTCCCGCAAACACGAAGAAGTAGATCACCGACCAGAAAGGCAGATGCCGAGGCCGCACCGGCACAAACGCTTTCATACCGAATGGTCGTCGTCCACTGGCCAGCAAGCGAATCCAATTCACCATGGAAGCACCAAACGCCATCAGCAACAGCAACGACACCATGGTGAGTGCCAATTCAGCCGGGCCGATCTCCGTGACCTCGGCAATGTCTTCGGTTGCCTCCGCCAACTCCGCCTGCGCGAATCCAAAGCTCATCCAACCTTGCTCAACCAAGCCCTCCAATTTCATCGTGTGGGCATTTCGGTTGAGGTGACTCGATAGGTGTCTTCGTCGACCAACGATGATGTCTCATCTGGATCGGAAAGGCGATCATTGGTCAGGTGCATGGTGTCAGTTGCTGAATCAGTGCTGGTGTGGACGGAAGGTTCCGCGGGGACTTCCAATCCCGCATCGGACTGCATCACACGTGCCGCAATCATGGTGTAGTCGACGCCGGAGTAAACGGTCAACGCGATGGCGGCCCACAACAGCCCCCAACTGGTCCAATCCAACCAAACGGGAACTGGCGACACGATATAGGTTAGCAGCACGGCAACAACCGCCGCACACTGCAGCACCATCTTCCATTTGCCCAACCAGCTCGCTGAAAAGTCGCCTCCAGCACCCTCGATGATGCCACGCAGACTGGTCACCAACAATTCACGAGCGACAACGATCGTCGCCATCCACGAAGCCACAGGACTATCAGGCACTTCCACCAATGCAATGAACGATCCGCAGATGATGATCTTGTCCACAAAGGGATCAAAGATGCGTCCCAGCTTGGTGACTTGTCCATACTTGCGAGCCCAATAGCCGTCCATCCAATCGGTTGACGCGGCAATCAAGAACACGATCATCGCGGCCAAAGGCATTCCGGATGGAATCAACGCCATCACCGCGATTGCCAACACAAACCGCGCGGTCGTCAAAGCATTGGGGACGTTGTAGATCGAGGGACCAGCCATAAGGCGACCAAAATCAAAGGGGATGAGAAATCATGGAGTCGTGGTCTTAGGTTGCAGCGGCCACCAAGTCATAACCCTGCGAAGCGACAATTTCGCAAGGTCGGATCTGCCCGATTTCAACGGGAGAATCCGGATCAACCTGCGAGACGTAAATCAATCCGTCCACGTCGGGTGCTTCACTGCGAGAGCGTCCAATGAACACGTTTTCTTGTTCAGGCATTTCGGCGTCGATCAAAATTTCCTCGGTTCCACCGACCCGTGAATCGTTCCAATCAAACGCGATTTTTTGTTGCAGCTCCATCAGGTCATCGCGGCGCCGCGCGGCAACCTCGGGATCGACGCGGTTGGGCAATCGGGCCGCGGGTGTGTCTTCTTCGATGCTGTAAGTGAAGACCCCCAAGTTTTCGAAGCGTGACTCCTGCACGAAGTCCATCAATTCCTGGAAGTCCTCTTCGGTTTCACCGGGGAAGCCCGTGATCATGGTGGTTCGCATCACCAACGAATCGATTCGCGAACGGAGCTTCTGCACGATCTCGGTTTGCAACGCCCGCGTGGTTTTACGAGCCATCCGTTTCAGCATCTTGTCACTGGCGTGCTGCAGCGGCATATCGATGTAGGGCACAATTCGTTTCGCCGACGCCAACGTGTCAATCAAGGCGTCATCGATGTACATCGGATAGAAATACATCAAACGAATCCAGTCGATCGAATCGATCTTGTCGAGTTCCTTTAGCAACTGGTTCAAACGTGGTTCGCCGTAACGATCCATGCCGTAGTACGTCGTGTCTTGAGCCACGATCACCACTTCGCGAACACCGCTGTCGCCCAACCGTCGAGCCTCCTCGACGACTTGTTCGATCGGCTTGCTGAAGTGCTTGCCTCGCATCTTGGGAATCGCGCAAAACGTACACAGACGATCGCAGCCCTCGCTGATTTTCAGATAGGCAAAGTGACGCGGCGTCACAGCGGCTCGCATCGCATCGCTGAGTGGGTTGACCGCCGCGGGTTTGAAGATCGTGCGTTGTTCTTGTAGTCCCGAATACAGATCGTCGACCACCGACACAATGTCGTTGCGACCAAACACACCAACCAGTGCATCGATATCGGGGCGAGCCTGCAGCAGCTTGTCTTGCTGGCGTTCGGCCAAGCACCCCGTCACGACAACGTTGCGAAGCTTGCCATCTCGCTTCAGCGTCAACATCTCGTCGATCGCAGCCATCGACTCATCGCGTGCGGAATCAATGAACCCGCAGGTATTGACCACCACAAAGTCGGCTCCTTCGACGGAGTCCACCATCTGGTAGCCGTCGGCATCCAAACGCCCCAGCATCTGCTCGGTATCGACCAAATTCTTGGGACACCCCAACGACACGACTGCGTAACGCCCCCGCGAGGAGCCCGCTTCCGATTCGTTCGCCGGGCTGGTCCCCGGTGATGCGACCGTTACGTTGTTTTGCGGGAGAATGGGAAGTTGCATCAAACGAATTCTGTCGTCGAGGAAAAGGAAGCCAAACGCGGGAAAAAACGGCCCGCAGGATCGTGTGAGAAGCCCTCCATTAGAACACAAACCCGCATTTTCGCAATTTACAAACGAGATCAAACCATCCCCGATCTCGCCGTGGATCGCCGCGGGGAACTCCGCTCAACGCGGGCGAAAATCCCGGCTCGTCGGCGGTGCTGCCTGACCAGTGCCCACCGGCCCGGTGATCCTTCGCGAAATTCCGGACCAAGCACCAGAAAATCTGCTCGGGGCGGTGCTCCTGAAGTCCGAGCGATCAACCGTGACGAAGCACAAAAACCGGCTCCCTTGCGTGAATGATCGGTCAAATTCACAATCGTCGGTCCGTTCGATTTCTTTCACCTTACCGAGCACATTTTCCGTGACCGATACGCCTTCCAACGCTGCTGACCTCGACTTGACCGACCCCCACGCGGCTCGCCGGCACAAATTGGAAGAAATCGCCGCCAAAGGCATTGATCCATGGGGTCAACGTTTTGACGACCGCTTGCTGGTAGGCCAGTGCCGCGACCGTATTGCCGAGATCCAGTGGCAGAAAAAGGACGGCGACACAATCGCATTGCCTGATGTTGAAAGCGAAGACGTCGACTACCGCCAATGGAAGGCTGACAACGGGCCCGGCGAGGAAATCGGCCCGATCGTTCGCGTCGCCGGTCGAATCCTGCTTTCGCGGCCAACGGGCAAACTGATCTTCCTGAACATTCGCGACTGGACAGGCGACATCCAGATCTTCGTTGGCAAGAAGCAAGTCGGCGACGAGAACTTTGACTTGGCCAAACTGTTTGACCTGGGTGACTTGATCGGCGTTCAAGGACGCTTGGGCCGGACCAACACCGGAGAACTGACGGTCTTCGCCGAGGAGCTTTTCCTGTTGACCAAGATGCTGGAAGTCCCGCCCGAAAAGCACGCGGGGATGACCAACCAAGACCTGCGTCAACGCATGCGTTATGCCGATTTGGCGTTCAACGACGGTGTGATGCAAACCTTCCTCGATCGAACCAAGATCATCAAAAGCGTTCGCTCCACGTTGGACGGCGAAGGCTTCTGCGAGGTCGAGGGCCCAACGCTGCACACGGTTCCCGGTGGCGCGGCGGCTCGTCCGTTTGAAACGCATCACAACGCGTTGGACATGAAGCTGACCATGCGGATCGCGCTGGAACTGCACCTCAAGCGATTGATGGTCGGCGGCATGGAACGCGTTTACGAACTGGGCCGCGTGTATCGAAACGAAGGACTGTCGCCGCGGCACAATCCTGAGTTCACCATGCTGGAAACCTATCAGGCTTACGGCAACTACGAGTCCATGATGGACTTGACCGAGAAAATCATTTGCGATGCGATCGACAAGATCGGTGGCGGCTACAAACGCGAATACAACGGCACGATGCTTGACTTCACGCCGCCGTTTGAACGCGCGACGTACGCCGAGTTGTTTCAGAAAGCGACCGGCGTTGACCCGGCCGACGAAGACGCGGTGAAGACCTACGCCAAGAGCTTGAAGCTGGAAACCGAAGGTAAACACCCCGACGTGATCCGCAACGAGATCTTCGAGGAAAAAGTGGAAGACTCGCTGCAGGGCCCAATCTTCGTCACCGATTACCCGGCAAGCATCTGCCCACTGACCAAACGCAAAACGGACAATCCCGAAATCGCCGAACGATTTGAAATGTTCATTTGCGGGATGGAACTGGCCAACGCGTACACCGAACTGAACGATCCGGACCTGCAGGAAGAGTTGTTCAAGACTCAGCTTGAAGGCCAAGACGACGAGGACTCGATGGCCAAGATGGACCACGACTTTGTCCGCGCCCTCCGCTACGGCATGCCTCCCGCAGGCGGCCTGGGAATCGGGATCGATCGCTTGGTGATGGTGCTCACCAACCAGAAGTCCATCCGAGACGTGATCCTGTTCCCGGTCCTTCGGCCGGAATAGCCCCCCCCTCTCCTGGAAGGCCTGCTTGCGCCAAGCGTCCGTCCTCTGTCGCTACAACCCGCACAGTCTCGCGGCCGAGGACGATTTCGATGGATGCATCCGGCGATTCTTGCGCTGTCCCGCCGTTCGTATTGAAGCGTTCGTTGGTCACTTGTGGCGGCGAGGGCGGAGCAGCCTTTGTGTGATCTGAATCCAACAGAGCACAAAGCACGAGCAGAGAACGATGGGGCATTTGTCTTTCCCAAACGCGATGCGCGCTCTCGCGCAAGCCGACTCTTTCAGCAACGAAAACCACCAAGCAGATTGGCTCGTTCTTTGCGCCGCCATCGTGCTGCTGATGCAAGCCGGCTTCATGTGCTTGGAATCAGGGTTGGTGCGAGAAAAGAACTCCATCAATACCGCAGTGAAAAACCTGACGGACCTGCTGGTCTCGGTGTGTTTCTATTGGATCGCCGGATTCGCCTTGATGTTCGGCACAACCTCGTTGGGTTTGGTGGGGACGGGTCAGTGGATGCCTGACTTCTCGTCCACTGAATCTTTGGCCGCTTTTTTTCTGTTCCAAGCGATGTTTTGTGGAACGGCAGCCACGATTGTCTCGGGTGCGGTCGCGGAACGCATGCGTTTCCACGGATACCTGCTGACCTGTGCTTTGATTGCAGTCTTCATCTATCCCGTGGTGGGACACTGGGCATGGGCCAGTGGAGTGGACGGCGTCAACCAAGGCTGGCTAGAGAACATCGGCTTCCGCGACTTCGCTGGCAGTACCGTGGTGCACTCGGTTGGCGGATGGGCAGCCCTCGCAGCTTGCATCGCGATCGGGCCTCGTCTGGGAAGATTTCGCGGGAACGGTCGGGTTCGCGAAATTCAACCCAGCAATTTGACATTGGCATATCTGGGAACGTTCATCCTTTTCTTTGGCTGGTTCGGATTCAACTGCGGCAGCACGCTGCAAGTCAATCGCGACATCGCGCCCATCGCGGTCAACACATTGCTCGGAGGATGTTTCGGAGGCATCTCAGCGGTGTTGATCTCTTCGTTGCGACTCGGAGTGCCAGAACCAAAATCCATTTGCAATGGATTGCTTGGCGGACTCGTGTCCATCACCGCGGCAGGCAACATGATCGACCCCCGATCGGCCGCCATCATCGGCGCCATCGCGGGTGTAATCGTAATTTTGTCAGAGTGGCTACTGCTGAAGTTCAAGATCGACGATGCTGTTGGGGCGATTCCTGTCCATGGTTTTTGTGGAGCCTGGGGCACCATCGCATTGGCGGCTTTCATCCACGAGGAATCCCTTCCCGCACACACGAGCCGCTGGGAATTCTTCTCGATTCAGTCCCTCGGTGTGACGGCAACGTTTGCGTATGTCTTCGGTGGAATCTATGGCTTGCTTCGTTTGCTGCAGTGGTGCTATCCGTTGCGAGTCAAAGCCAAAACGGAACAAATCGGGCTGAACGTGGTCGAACACAATGCCTCCAGTCGCCTGCTGGACCTGGCAGTCAGCATGGATTCAGCGGCCAAATTGAAACGCTTGCATCCGGATTGCAAAATCGCACCGGAGTTCGGCACGGCGGTGGGAGATTTGATCGCAAGCTTCAACCAAATGGTCGACCAGATCTGCAACGATCAATCAGCTCTCGAGGCAGCCACCCAACGAGCGGAATCGCTCACCGTGATCTTGGACGAATCGCCCAACGAGATTGTGATCATTCATGCGGAAACGGGACGAATCGTCAGCATGAACTGCGGTGCCAGAGCGAACATGCAGTGGGACGAAGACGAACTCCCTGAACTCATGTTCGAAGACTTGTTCGAGACGGGTTTTCAAACACTCCAAGAATTCCGCCACTCCGAATTCAACGGCGACCGAGCCTTCACTCAACGGACCGTGAGTGCCCTCCGGAAAGATGGCTCGAACTACCCGGCCTCAATCAGCGTGCAACACGCTGATTTCCTCGACCAGCAAGTCCTCGTCATTTTGACGGTCGACATGACTGACCAAGAACAGATGAAGGAGCGTCTGCATGCGGCGGAGAAGATGGAAGCCATTGGGCTG contains these protein-coding regions:
- a CDS encoding CPBP family intramembrane glutamic endopeptidase, coding for MSFGFAQAELAEATEDIAEVTEIGPAELALTMVSLLLLMAFGASMVNWIRLLASGRRPFGMKAFVPVRPRHLPFWSVIYFFVFAGALLFSASLLQGVFLFAGWIDPPAQMADDLLDPQSEPLVATDPLSESADETLPAEPDETSEQPLEVEGPVADETESPAVEAPAISVPQLALSSMGMMSATLITLLLLMLNHRQTISRVGLVPQRGDVWLGFRSALMILPPTMVIMGVVSALQEYSHPVLDALQPEDAEAGPDYAVFGLLFVTTALVTPVVEEFWIRGLLQGGLQRLADWRFERVQQAFAGSPTPADSQTGESTPYAVGVEETDDTFAEEVAAEAEVVTPEAPREMDPSDWTPKAVWPIVIASLVFALMHWGQGLAPIPLFFLSLGLGYLYRQTGSLVPPIIVHFVLNGLTMVMTLIEMSRT
- the pgsA gene encoding CDP-diacylglycerol--glycerol-3-phosphate 3-phosphatidyltransferase; this translates as MAGPSIYNVPNALTTARFVLAIAVMALIPSGMPLAAMIVFLIAASTDWMDGYWARKYGQVTKLGRIFDPFVDKIIICGSFIALVEVPDSPVASWMATIVVARELLVTSLRGIIEGAGGDFSASWLGKWKMVLQCAAVVAVLLTYIVSPVPVWLDWTSWGLLWAAIALTVYSGVDYTMIAARVMQSDAGLEVPAEPSVHTSTDSATDTMHLTNDRLSDPDETSSLVDEDTYRVTSTEMPTR
- the rimO gene encoding 30S ribosomal protein S12 methylthiotransferase RimO → MQLPILPQNNVTVASPGTSPANESEAGSSRGRYAVVSLGCPKNLVDTEQMLGRLDADGYQMVDSVEGADFVVVNTCGFIDSARDESMAAIDEMLTLKRDGKLRNVVVTGCLAERQQDKLLQARPDIDALVGVFGRNDIVSVVDDLYSGLQEQRTIFKPAAVNPLSDAMRAAVTPRHFAYLKISEGCDRLCTFCAIPKMRGKHFSKPIEQVVEEARRLGDSGVREVVIVAQDTTYYGMDRYGEPRLNQLLKELDKIDSIDWIRLMYFYPMYIDDALIDTLASAKRIVPYIDMPLQHASDKMLKRMARKTTRALQTEIVQKLRSRIDSLVMRTTMITGFPGETEEDFQELMDFVQESRFENLGVFTYSIEEDTPAARLPNRVDPEVAARRRDDLMELQQKIAFDWNDSRVGGTEEILIDAEMPEQENVFIGRSRSEAPDVDGLIYVSQVDPDSPVEIGQIRPCEIVASQGYDLVAAAT
- the lysS gene encoding lysine--tRNA ligase: MTDTPSNAADLDLTDPHAARRHKLEEIAAKGIDPWGQRFDDRLLVGQCRDRIAEIQWQKKDGDTIALPDVESEDVDYRQWKADNGPGEEIGPIVRVAGRILLSRPTGKLIFLNIRDWTGDIQIFVGKKQVGDENFDLAKLFDLGDLIGVQGRLGRTNTGELTVFAEELFLLTKMLEVPPEKHAGMTNQDLRQRMRYADLAFNDGVMQTFLDRTKIIKSVRSTLDGEGFCEVEGPTLHTVPGGAAARPFETHHNALDMKLTMRIALELHLKRLMVGGMERVYELGRVYRNEGLSPRHNPEFTMLETYQAYGNYESMMDLTEKIICDAIDKIGGGYKREYNGTMLDFTPPFERATYAELFQKATGVDPADEDAVKTYAKSLKLETEGKHPDVIRNEIFEEKVEDSLQGPIFVTDYPASICPLTKRKTDNPEIAERFEMFICGMELANAYTELNDPDLQEELFKTQLEGQDDEDSMAKMDHDFVRALRYGMPPAGGLGIGIDRLVMVLTNQKSIRDVILFPVLRPE
- the amt gene encoding ammonium transporter, which encodes MRALAQADSFSNENHQADWLVLCAAIVLLMQAGFMCLESGLVREKNSINTAVKNLTDLLVSVCFYWIAGFALMFGTTSLGLVGTGQWMPDFSSTESLAAFFLFQAMFCGTAATIVSGAVAERMRFHGYLLTCALIAVFIYPVVGHWAWASGVDGVNQGWLENIGFRDFAGSTVVHSVGGWAALAACIAIGPRLGRFRGNGRVREIQPSNLTLAYLGTFILFFGWFGFNCGSTLQVNRDIAPIAVNTLLGGCFGGISAVLISSLRLGVPEPKSICNGLLGGLVSITAAGNMIDPRSAAIIGAIAGVIVILSEWLLLKFKIDDAVGAIPVHGFCGAWGTIALAAFIHEESLPAHTSRWEFFSIQSLGVTATFAYVFGGIYGLLRLLQWCYPLRVKAKTEQIGLNVVEHNASSRLLDLAVSMDSAAKLKRLHPDCKIAPEFGTAVGDLIASFNQMVDQICNDQSALEAATQRAESLTVILDESPNEIVIIHAETGRIVSMNCGARANMQWDEDELPELMFEDLFETGFQTLQEFRHSEFNGDRAFTQRTVSALRKDGSNYPASISVQHADFLDQQVLVILTVDMTDQEQMKERLHAAEKMEAIGLLASGIAHEINTPLQSITGNVEFIQDFQSNIQHILTELSAPTCSDAQRKELASQIGTRRWSRWINESGEALEETQDSIGRIVSIVNAMRVLTHPGANTKASANLNEVIRNAAAISRPRWRDAAAIHWGLCESEPLIECHANELAQVFCNLFVNAGDAIREKMREQNSDCLGEIRVVTTVDSNGLKIAISDTGNGMPESVRRRCFEQFFTTKPVGQGTGQGLSIAYQIIVDRHGGTMEVTSDGSNGTQFDIWIPAEGMSSNRDAQSNNPSTQCVDQSC